One Purpureocillium takamizusanense chromosome 1, complete sequence genomic window carries:
- the N19M gene encoding n19m, NADH-ubiquinone oxidoreductase 9.5 kDa subunit (COG:S~EggNog:ENOG503P6WN~TransMembrane:1 (o24-42i)) — protein MSAAPVFWSTPLRYCRWAARERPALFWSVIVGAAGPALMPIVPPIRHYFGDVDPAPIPVTYPVPNGPRKQLSGYDD, from the exons ATGTCCGCCGCACCGGTCTTCTGGTCCACCCCCCTGCGGTACTGCCGCtgggccgcccgcgagcgtCCCGCCCTCTTCTGGTCCGTCatcgtgggcgccgccggccctgCGCTCATGCCCATTGTACCTCCGATCAGGCATTACTTTGGCGACGTCGATCCCGCGCCTATCCCTGTTACATATCCCG TTCCTAATGGCCCGCGGAAACAACTGTCTGGCTACGATGATTGA